The following coding sequences lie in one Cronobacter universalis NCTC 9529 genomic window:
- a CDS encoding helix-turn-helix domain-containing protein: MVLPPKPLAEIYRIADIFNSYGSWSRAEKNTLIPLRDGEICIIRGGQFSLMRQSDRLLLEKSSAPSVLGLARNLGKSQFAKLQADSECHYQLIPFDYFMQEIEKNHCQLHLLILSSWIINTLCYREEIMIGRNSFSMIKANIDCLAAMDEFMRNRINVADYIVKKTNLSRSMVMKTLSQLRSAKNIEISKGKLVAVYHLPDAL, from the coding sequence ATGGTCTTACCCCCTAAACCGCTTGCTGAGATTTACCGTATCGCGGATATTTTCAATAGCTATGGTAGCTGGTCTCGTGCGGAAAAAAATACGCTCATCCCCCTGCGGGACGGGGAGATCTGCATCATTCGCGGCGGTCAGTTCTCTCTGATGCGCCAGAGCGACCGGCTGCTTCTGGAAAAAAGCAGCGCGCCCTCCGTCCTTGGTCTCGCCAGGAATTTAGGTAAATCCCAATTCGCAAAATTACAGGCTGATTCTGAATGTCATTATCAGTTAATTCCTTTTGATTATTTCATGCAGGAAATTGAGAAAAATCACTGTCAGTTACATCTGCTTATTTTGTCTTCATGGATTATTAATACGCTTTGCTATCGCGAAGAAATTATGATCGGCAGAAACAGCTTCAGTATGATTAAAGCCAATATTGATTGCCTGGCGGCGATGGATGAGTTCATGCGCAACCGCATTAACGTGGCGGATTATATTGTTAAAAAAACTAATCTTTCCCGTAGCATGGTGATGAAAACCCTTTCTCAACTGCGCAGCGCGAAGAATATTGAGATAAGCAAAGGCAAGCTGGTCGCGGTTTACCATCTGCCTGACGCGCTGTAA
- the fldA gene encoding flavodoxin FldA — MAIVGIFFGSDTGNTENIAKIIQKQLGKDVAEVHDIAKSSKEDLEAFDILLLGIPTWYYGEAQCDWDDFFPTLEEIDFNGKLVALFGCGDQEDYAEYFCDALGTIRDIIEPRGATIVGHWPTEGYHFEASKGLADDDHFVGLAIDEDRQPELTAERVEKWVKQVSEELHLQEIINA, encoded by the coding sequence ATGGCAATCGTAGGCATCTTTTTCGGCAGCGACACCGGCAATACCGAAAATATCGCAAAAATTATCCAGAAACAGCTCGGGAAAGACGTTGCTGAAGTGCATGACATTGCCAAAAGCAGCAAAGAAGATCTGGAAGCATTCGATATTCTTCTGCTTGGCATCCCGACCTGGTATTACGGCGAAGCGCAGTGCGACTGGGATGATTTCTTCCCGACGCTCGAAGAAATTGACTTCAACGGCAAGCTGGTAGCTCTCTTCGGCTGTGGCGACCAGGAAGATTACGCAGAATACTTCTGCGACGCGCTGGGCACCATTCGCGACATTATCGAGCCGCGCGGCGCGACCATCGTTGGCCACTGGCCGACCGAAGGCTACCACTTTGAAGCCTCCAAGGGCCTGGCGGACGACGATCACTTCGTCGGTCTCGCGATTGACGAAGACCGCCAGCCGGAGCTGACCGCGGAACGCGTTGAAAAATGGGTCAAACAGGTTTCCGAAGAGCTACATCTGCAGGAAATCATCAACGCCTGA
- the ybfF gene encoding esterase, translating into MKLNTRTQSAQQPTQNTPIVFIHGLFGSLDNLGVLARELVADHDVVQVDLRNHGLSGRSETMDYPAMAQDILETLDALGLNKVILIGHSMGGKAAMAVTALAPERIEKLVAIDIAPVDYQVRRHDEIFNAVNAVSDAGATSRQQAAEIMRQQIAEEGVVQFLLKSFVEGEWRFNVPVLWNQYSRIVGWETVPAWHGPALFIRGGASPYVEEAHREALLAQFPQARAHVIAGAGHWVHAEKPQAVLRAIRRFLETD; encoded by the coding sequence ATGAAATTAAATACCCGCACGCAATCTGCGCAACAACCGACTCAAAATACACCGATTGTGTTCATTCACGGGCTGTTTGGCAGCCTGGATAACCTGGGCGTGCTGGCGCGTGAGCTGGTGGCGGATCATGACGTTGTGCAGGTTGATTTGCGAAACCACGGGCTTTCCGGGCGTAGCGAGACGATGGATTACCCGGCGATGGCGCAGGATATTCTCGAAACCCTCGACGCGCTGGGGCTGAATAAGGTGATTCTCATCGGCCATTCGATGGGCGGCAAAGCGGCGATGGCGGTGACCGCCCTCGCGCCGGAGCGCATAGAAAAGCTGGTGGCGATTGATATCGCGCCGGTGGATTACCAGGTGCGCCGTCACGATGAAATTTTTAACGCGGTGAACGCGGTGAGCGACGCGGGCGCCACGTCGCGCCAGCAGGCGGCGGAGATTATGCGTCAGCAGATTGCTGAGGAAGGCGTGGTGCAGTTTCTGCTGAAATCGTTTGTCGAGGGCGAGTGGCGCTTTAACGTGCCGGTGCTGTGGAACCAGTATTCGCGTATCGTCGGCTGGGAAACGGTGCCCGCCTGGCACGGCCCCGCGCTGTTTATTCGCGGCGGCGCGTCGCCTTATGTGGAAGAAGCGCACCGCGAGGCGTTGCTCGCGCAGTTCCCGCAGGCCCGCGCGCATGTGATTGCGGGCGCCGGTCACTGGGTGCATGCCGAAAAACCGCAGGCGGTGCTGCGCGCGATCCGTCGTTTTCTGGAAACTGATTAA
- the kdpD gene encoding two-component system sensor histidine kinase KdpD, with protein MTEEPMRPDPDRLLVQTQGRTRGKLKIFFGACAGVGKTYAMLQEAQRLRAQGLDILVGVVETHGRQETAALLKGLAIQPLKRIHHRGRVVQEFDLDAALARNPALILMDELAHSNAPGSRHPKRWQDVDELLDAGIDVFTTVNVQHLESLNDVVGGVTGIQVRETVPDPIFDAADEIVLVDLPPDDLRQRLHEGKVYIAGQAERAIEHFFRKGNLIALRELALRRTADRVDDQMRAWRDRQGQEKVWHTRDAILLCVGQGAGNEKLVRTAARLAARLGSVWHAVYVETPRLHQLPETARRAILSALHLAQELGAETATLADPVEEKAVLRYAREHNLGKIVIGRRNKRRWWSQDTFAERLARHAPDLDLLIVALDDKPAPASAKAADNRPFMEKWRVQLRGCAVAAALCALITLVAHQWLIAFDAANLVMVYLLGVVLVALFYGRWPSVVATVINVVSFDLFFIAPRGTLAVSDVQYLLTFAVMLSVGLIIGNLTAGVRYQARIARYREQRTRHLYEMSKALAVGRSARDIAITSQQFIASTFHARGLLLLPDDHGKLQPPQPLSEITPWDEAIARWSFDKGLPAGAGTDTLPGVPYQILPLRTAGKTLGLVIVEPGNLRQLMIPEQQRLLETFTLLVASALERLFLTESEEQARLASEREQLRNSLLAALSHDLRTPLTVLFGQAEILTLDLASEGSKHAPQASEIRQHVLNTARLVNNLLDMARIQSGGFNLRKEWLTLEEVVGSALKMLEPGLGGRHIDLNLSDPLTLIHVDGPLFERVLINLLENAAKYAGARAQIGVRAGWRDDRLDLEVWDNGPGIPAGQEQAIFAKFARGNKESAIPGVGLGLAICQAIVEVHGGEIYARNRPEGGASFHVLLPKETPPELDIHEVM; from the coding sequence ATGACCGAAGAGCCGATGCGCCCCGACCCGGACCGCCTGCTGGTGCAGACGCAGGGCCGGACGCGCGGAAAACTCAAAATCTTCTTCGGCGCCTGCGCAGGCGTAGGAAAAACCTACGCCATGTTGCAGGAGGCCCAGCGTCTTCGGGCGCAGGGGCTCGATATCCTGGTCGGCGTGGTGGAAACGCACGGCCGCCAGGAGACCGCGGCGTTACTCAAGGGGCTGGCTATCCAGCCCCTTAAGCGTATTCATCACCGGGGCCGCGTGGTGCAGGAGTTCGATCTCGACGCGGCGCTTGCGCGTAACCCGGCGCTGATCCTGATGGACGAGCTGGCGCACAGCAACGCGCCCGGCTCTCGCCACCCGAAGCGCTGGCAGGATGTCGATGAGCTGCTCGACGCGGGCATTGACGTCTTTACCACCGTTAACGTCCAGCACCTCGAGAGCCTTAACGATGTGGTGGGCGGCGTCACCGGCATTCAGGTGCGCGAAACCGTGCCCGACCCGATTTTCGATGCGGCGGATGAAATCGTGCTGGTGGATCTGCCGCCGGACGATCTGCGCCAGCGGTTGCATGAAGGCAAAGTCTATATCGCAGGCCAGGCGGAGCGCGCCATCGAGCATTTCTTTCGCAAAGGCAATCTTATCGCGCTGCGCGAGCTGGCGCTGCGCCGTACCGCCGACCGGGTGGACGACCAGATGCGCGCCTGGCGCGACCGCCAGGGCCAGGAGAAAGTCTGGCACACGCGCGACGCCATTCTGCTGTGCGTCGGCCAGGGCGCAGGCAACGAAAAGCTGGTGCGCACCGCCGCGCGCCTGGCGGCGCGGCTTGGGAGCGTCTGGCACGCGGTTTATGTGGAGACGCCGCGTCTGCACCAGCTACCGGAAACCGCGCGGCGCGCTATTCTGAGCGCCCTGCATCTCGCCCAGGAGCTGGGCGCGGAGACCGCCACCCTCGCCGACCCGGTCGAGGAGAAAGCCGTCCTGCGCTACGCCCGCGAGCATAACCTCGGCAAAATCGTCATCGGGCGGCGCAATAAACGCCGCTGGTGGAGTCAGGATACGTTCGCCGAACGGCTCGCGCGCCACGCGCCGGATCTCGATTTGCTGATTGTGGCGCTGGATGACAAACCGGCGCCTGCCAGCGCCAAAGCCGCCGATAACCGCCCGTTTATGGAGAAATGGCGGGTACAGCTGCGCGGCTGCGCGGTGGCGGCGGCGCTCTGCGCGTTGATTACGCTGGTGGCGCACCAGTGGCTTATCGCGTTTGACGCCGCCAACCTGGTGATGGTCTATCTGCTGGGCGTGGTGCTGGTGGCGCTGTTTTATGGCCGCTGGCCGTCGGTGGTGGCGACCGTCATCAACGTGGTGAGCTTCGATCTCTTTTTTATCGCGCCGCGCGGCACGCTGGCAGTCTCGGACGTGCAGTATCTGCTTACTTTCGCGGTGATGCTGAGCGTCGGGCTGATTATCGGCAACCTGACCGCAGGGGTGCGCTACCAGGCGCGTATCGCGCGCTATCGCGAGCAGCGCACCCGCCACCTTTACGAGATGTCCAAAGCGCTGGCGGTGGGCCGCAGCGCGCGCGATATCGCGATCACCAGCCAGCAGTTTATCGCCTCTACCTTTCACGCGCGCGGCCTGCTGCTGCTGCCGGATGACCACGGCAAGCTGCAACCGCCGCAGCCGCTCTCGGAAATCACCCCGTGGGATGAAGCCATCGCCCGCTGGAGCTTCGATAAAGGCTTGCCTGCCGGCGCGGGCACCGACACCCTGCCCGGCGTGCCGTATCAGATTTTGCCGCTGCGCACCGCCGGGAAAACGCTCGGGCTGGTGATTGTCGAGCCGGGCAACCTGCGCCAGCTGATGATCCCCGAACAGCAGCGGCTGCTGGAGACCTTTACGTTACTGGTGGCGAGCGCCCTGGAGCGGCTCTTTCTCACCGAGAGCGAAGAACAAGCGCGGCTCGCCAGCGAACGCGAACAGCTTCGCAACTCTTTGCTGGCCGCACTCTCTCACGACCTGCGCACGCCGCTGACGGTGCTGTTCGGCCAGGCGGAGATCCTGACGCTCGATCTGGCGTCCGAAGGCTCGAAACACGCGCCGCAGGCGAGCGAAATCCGCCAGCATGTGCTGAACACCGCACGGCTGGTGAATAATCTGCTGGATATGGCGCGCATTCAGTCCGGCGGTTTTAACCTGCGCAAAGAGTGGCTGACGCTTGAAGAAGTGGTGGGCAGCGCGCTCAAGATGCTGGAGCCGGGTCTCGGCGGGCGGCACATCGACCTCAACCTTAGCGATCCGCTCACACTGATTCATGTCGACGGCCCGCTCTTTGAACGGGTGCTGATTAACCTTCTGGAGAACGCCGCCAAATACGCAGGCGCCCGGGCGCAGATAGGCGTGCGCGCGGGCTGGCGCGACGACCGGCTCGATCTGGAAGTCTGGGACAACGGCCCCGGCATTCCGGCTGGTCAGGAACAGGCTATCTTTGCTAAATTCGCTCGCGGCAATAAAGAATCCGCTATTCCCGGCGTCGGTCTGGGGCTGGCGATTTGTCAGGCGATTGTCGAGGTGCACGGCGGCGAGATTTACGCCCGTAACCGCCCGGAAGGCGGCGCCAGTTTTCATGTGCTGCTGCCCAAAGAAACGCCCCCGGAACTGGATATCCACGAGGTCATGTGA
- the fur gene encoding ferric iron uptake transcriptional regulator, producing the protein MTDNNTALKKAGLKVTLPRLKILEVLQEPVNHHVSAEDLYKRLIDMGEEIGLATVYRVLNQFDDAGIVTRHNFEGGKSVFELTQQHHHDHLICLDCGKVIEFSDDSIEARQREIATRHGIRLTNHSLYLYGHCADGDCRENEHAHEAGGK; encoded by the coding sequence ATGACTGACAACAATACCGCATTAAAGAAGGCCGGCCTGAAAGTCACGCTTCCTCGATTAAAAATCCTCGAAGTGCTGCAGGAACCGGTCAATCATCATGTCAGTGCGGAAGACCTCTATAAGCGTCTGATTGACATGGGTGAAGAGATTGGCCTTGCCACGGTCTATCGCGTACTTAACCAGTTCGATGATGCCGGCATCGTCACTCGCCACAACTTCGAAGGCGGCAAATCCGTTTTCGAGCTGACGCAACAGCATCATCACGATCATCTGATTTGCCTCGATTGCGGCAAAGTGATCGAGTTCAGCGATGACTCCATTGAAGCCCGTCAGCGTGAGATCGCCACGCGTCACGGCATCCGCCTGACCAACCACAGTCTCTATCTGTATGGTCACTGCGCGGACGGCGACTGCCGCGAAAACGAACACGCCCACGAGGCTGGCGGGAAATAA
- the speFL gene encoding leader peptide SpeFL, translating into MENNNRFMPHIRRTTHIMMFAHRNCFDFHLFNSR; encoded by the coding sequence ATGGAAAATAATAATCGGTTTATGCCACATATCAGGCGGACAACCCATATTATGATGTTCGCCCACCGCAACTGTTTTGACTTTCACCTTTTCAACTCCCGCTAG
- the pgm gene encoding phosphoglucomutase (alpha-D-glucose-1,6-bisphosphate-dependent): MAVDNRAGQPAQQSDLINVAQLTAQYYVLKPEAGNAEHAVKFGTSGHRGSAARHSFNEPHILAIAQAIAEDRAKNGITGPCYVGKDTHALSEPAFISVLEVLAANGVDIIVQENNGYTPTPAVSNAILEHNKRGGAQADGIVITPSHNPPDDGGIKYNPPNGGPADTNVTKVVENRANALLADGLKGVKRLSLDDAWASGRIQEKDLVQPFIEGLTEIVDMAAIQKAGLKLGVDPLGGSGIEYWKRIAEHYKLDLTLVNDQVDQTFRFMHLDKDGAIRMDCSSESAMAGLLALRDKFDLAFANDPDYDRHGIVTPAGLMNPNHYLAVAINYLFQHRPQWGQDVAVGKTLVSSAMIDRVVDALGRKLVEVPVGFKWFVDGLYDGSFGFGGEESAGASFLRFDGTPWSTDKDGIIMCLLAAEITAVTGKNPQQHYDELAARFGAPSYNRLQASATSAQKAALSKLSPEMVSASTLAGDPITARLTAAPGNGAAIGGLKVMTENGWFAARPSGTEDAYKIYCESFLGEEHRKQIEKEAVEIVSEVLKNA; the protein is encoded by the coding sequence ATGGCAGTCGATAACCGTGCGGGACAGCCTGCACAACAGAGTGATTTAATCAACGTCGCCCAGCTGACCGCGCAGTACTACGTGCTGAAGCCGGAAGCGGGCAATGCGGAACACGCGGTGAAGTTCGGTACCTCGGGCCACCGCGGCAGCGCCGCGCGCCACAGCTTTAACGAGCCGCACATTCTGGCGATAGCCCAGGCGATTGCCGAAGACCGTGCGAAAAACGGCATCACCGGGCCGTGCTACGTCGGCAAAGATACGCATGCGCTCTCCGAGCCCGCGTTTATCTCCGTACTGGAAGTGCTGGCCGCTAACGGCGTCGATATCATCGTGCAGGAGAACAACGGTTATACGCCGACGCCTGCGGTCTCGAATGCGATCCTTGAGCACAACAAACGCGGCGGCGCGCAGGCGGACGGCATCGTCATCACCCCGTCGCACAACCCGCCGGACGATGGCGGCATCAAATACAACCCGCCTAACGGCGGCCCGGCGGACACCAACGTCACCAAAGTGGTCGAAAACCGCGCCAACGCGCTGCTGGCGGACGGCCTGAAAGGGGTGAAACGCCTCTCTCTGGATGACGCCTGGGCGAGCGGCCGCATTCAGGAAAAAGACCTGGTGCAGCCGTTTATCGAGGGGCTTACGGAAATCGTCGACATGGCCGCTATCCAGAAAGCCGGCCTGAAACTTGGCGTCGACCCGCTCGGCGGCTCCGGTATCGAATACTGGAAGCGCATCGCGGAGCACTACAAGCTTGATCTCACCCTCGTTAACGATCAGGTGGATCAGACCTTCCGCTTTATGCACCTCGATAAAGACGGCGCGATCCGCATGGACTGCTCGTCGGAATCGGCGATGGCCGGTCTGTTGGCGCTGCGCGATAAGTTCGATCTGGCGTTCGCCAACGACCCGGACTACGACCGCCACGGTATCGTCACGCCTGCGGGCCTGATGAACCCGAACCACTATCTGGCGGTGGCTATCAACTACCTGTTCCAGCATCGTCCGCAGTGGGGCCAGGATGTCGCCGTCGGCAAAACGCTGGTCTCTTCCGCGATGATCGACCGCGTGGTAGACGCGCTGGGCCGTAAGCTGGTGGAAGTGCCGGTCGGCTTTAAATGGTTTGTTGACGGTCTCTACGACGGCAGCTTCGGCTTCGGCGGCGAAGAGAGCGCGGGCGCGTCCTTCCTGCGCTTTGACGGCACGCCGTGGTCCACCGATAAAGACGGCATCATCATGTGCCTGCTGGCGGCGGAAATCACCGCAGTAACCGGTAAAAATCCGCAGCAGCACTATGACGAGCTGGCCGCGCGTTTCGGCGCGCCAAGCTACAACCGTCTCCAGGCTTCCGCGACCTCCGCGCAGAAAGCGGCGCTCTCTAAGCTCTCTCCGGAAATGGTCAGCGCCAGCACGCTGGCGGGCGACCCGATCACCGCGCGTCTGACGGCCGCGCCGGGCAACGGCGCTGCCATCGGCGGCCTGAAAGTGATGACCGAGAACGGCTGGTTCGCGGCGCGTCCTTCCGGCACCGAAGACGCGTACAAGATCTACTGCGAAAGCTTCCTCGGTGAAGAACATCGCAAGCAGATTGAGAAAGAAGCGGTGGAAATCGTCAGCGAAGTGCTGAAAAACGCCTGA
- the seqA gene encoding replication initiation negative regulator SeqA: MKTIEVDDELYRYIASHTLHIGESASDILRRMLKFSASSQLAATPAKTETSATVAPVAEPEKPVNPARDRVRAMRELLLSDEYAEQKRAVNRFMLVLSTLYSLDANAFAEATESLHGRTRVYFAGDEQTLLQSGNQTKPRHVPGTPYWVITNTNTGRKCSMIEHIMQTMQFPAELIEKVCGTI, from the coding sequence ATGAAAACGATTGAAGTTGATGACGAGCTGTATCGCTACATTGCCAGCCACACCCTGCATATTGGCGAAAGCGCGTCCGACATTTTACGGCGTATGTTGAAATTTTCCGCCTCCTCGCAGTTAGCCGCTACCCCAGCCAAAACAGAGACTTCCGCCACTGTCGCGCCCGTCGCTGAGCCTGAAAAACCGGTAAACCCGGCGCGCGATCGCGTGCGCGCCATGCGTGAGTTACTGCTGTCGGATGAATACGCCGAACAAAAACGCGCGGTCAATCGTTTTATGCTGGTGCTGTCTACACTCTATTCACTGGATGCAAACGCGTTTGCCGAAGCAACCGAGTCGTTACATGGCCGTACCCGCGTCTATTTCGCCGGTGACGAGCAAACGCTGCTGCAAAGTGGCAACCAGACGAAGCCCCGCCATGTGCCGGGCACGCCGTACTGGGTGATCACGAATACGAATACAGGCCGCAAATGCAGCATGATCGAACACATCATGCAGACCATGCAGTTCCCGGCGGAATTGATTGAGAAGGTTTGCGGCACCATTTAA
- the kdpC gene encoding potassium-transporting ATPase subunit KdpC produces MAMLRPALTLLVFLTILTGGVYPLATTVLGQWWFKDQAEGSLIRQHDEVRGSRLIGQAFSDAKYFQGRPSATAEAPYNPMASGGSNLAASNPALDKEVQARVQALRASNPDARAAVPVELVTASASGLDYGITPDAAFWQAPRVAQARGISEAEVGRLIRENTDAPIAGFLGQPVVNVLQLNLALDALQP; encoded by the coding sequence ATGGCTATGTTACGTCCCGCCCTCACCCTGCTGGTTTTCCTGACGATCCTCACCGGCGGCGTCTATCCGCTGGCGACCACGGTGCTCGGCCAGTGGTGGTTTAAAGACCAGGCGGAAGGCTCGCTTATCCGCCAGCATGATGAAGTGCGCGGCTCGCGCCTGATTGGCCAGGCGTTCAGCGACGCGAAATATTTCCAGGGCCGCCCTTCCGCGACGGCCGAAGCGCCTTATAATCCAATGGCTTCCGGCGGGAGTAACCTCGCCGCCAGCAACCCGGCGCTGGATAAAGAGGTTCAGGCCCGCGTACAGGCGCTGCGCGCCTCCAACCCCGACGCCCGTGCGGCGGTGCCGGTGGAGTTGGTGACGGCCTCCGCGAGCGGTCTTGATTACGGCATTACGCCGGACGCCGCCTTCTGGCAGGCGCCGCGCGTGGCGCAGGCTCGCGGCATCTCTGAAGCGGAAGTGGGACGCCTTATCCGTGAGAACACCGACGCGCCGATCGCGGGCTTTCTCGGCCAGCCGGTGGTCAATGTACTGCAACTGAACCTGGCGCTGGACGCCCTGCAACCGTAA
- the kdpE gene encoding two-component system response regulator KdpE, translating into MISVLIVEDEKEIRRFLRTALESEGLRVYDAETLQRGLIEAATRKPDLVILDLGLPDGDGIDFIRDYRQWSQTPVIVLSARSDEQDKIAALDAGADDFLAKPFGIGELQARLRVALRRHGSASQSDPVVSFSDITVDLAARRITRGAEEIHLTPIEFRLLGVLLNNPGKVLTQRQLLSQVWGPNAVEHSHYLRIYMGHLRQKLESDPARPRHLLTETGIGYRFML; encoded by the coding sequence GTGATTAGCGTTCTGATAGTCGAAGATGAAAAAGAGATCCGCCGCTTTCTGCGCACGGCGCTGGAGAGCGAAGGGCTGCGCGTCTATGACGCCGAAACCCTCCAGCGCGGGCTGATTGAAGCCGCCACCCGCAAGCCCGATCTGGTGATCCTCGATCTCGGCCTGCCGGATGGCGACGGCATCGATTTTATCCGCGACTATCGCCAGTGGAGCCAGACGCCAGTGATTGTCCTGTCGGCACGCAGCGACGAGCAGGACAAAATCGCGGCGCTGGATGCCGGCGCCGATGATTTTCTCGCGAAGCCGTTCGGCATCGGCGAATTGCAGGCGCGGCTGCGCGTCGCCCTGCGCCGCCACGGCAGCGCGAGCCAGAGCGATCCGGTGGTAAGCTTTTCCGATATTACGGTCGATCTGGCCGCAAGACGCATCACGCGCGGCGCGGAGGAGATCCACCTGACGCCGATTGAGTTCCGCCTGCTGGGCGTGCTGCTGAATAACCCCGGCAAAGTGCTGACCCAGCGCCAGCTGTTAAGCCAGGTGTGGGGGCCGAACGCGGTCGAGCATAGCCACTATCTGCGTATCTATATGGGCCATCTGCGCCAGAAGCTGGAAAGCGATCCAGCGCGCCCGCGCCACCTGCTGACTGAAACCGGCATCGGCTACCGCTTTATGCTTTAA
- the potE gene encoding putrescine-ornithine antiporter, with amino-acid sequence MSKSNKMGVVPLTILTMVNMMGSGIIMLPTKLAEVGTISIISWLVTAVGSMALAWAFAKCGMFSRKPGGMGGYAEYAFGKSGNFMANYTYGVSLLIANVAIAISAVGYGSELFGATLTPVQTGIATIGVLWICTVANFGGARLTGKLSGITVWGVIIPVVGLSVIGWFWFSPSLYAASWNPHHVPFFDAVGSSIAMTLWAFLGLESACANTEVVENPERNVPIAVLGGTLGAAVIYIVSTNVIAGIVPNLDLARSTAPFGLAFAQMFTPGVGKIIMALMVMSCCGSLLGWQFTIAQVFRSSADEGYFPKVFSRLSRAEAPVKGMLTIVIIQSGLSLMTISPSLNKQFNVLVNLAVVTNIIPYILSMAALVIIQQVAKVPPRKAKQANLVALLGAIYSFYALYSSGEEAMLYGAIVTFMGWTLYGLVSPRFELTNKHG; translated from the coding sequence ATGAGCAAATCCAACAAAATGGGCGTCGTGCCGCTGACCATCCTGACGATGGTCAACATGATGGGCTCCGGCATTATTATGCTGCCGACCAAACTCGCCGAAGTGGGCACGATTTCGATTATCTCCTGGCTGGTCACCGCGGTGGGCTCGATGGCGCTCGCCTGGGCATTCGCCAAATGCGGGATGTTCAGCCGCAAACCGGGCGGTATGGGCGGCTACGCGGAGTATGCCTTCGGTAAATCCGGCAATTTTATGGCGAACTACACCTATGGGGTGTCGCTGCTTATCGCCAACGTGGCTATCGCCATTTCGGCGGTCGGCTATGGCAGCGAGCTGTTCGGCGCGACCTTAACGCCGGTGCAGACCGGGATCGCCACCATTGGGGTGTTGTGGATCTGCACCGTCGCCAATTTCGGCGGCGCGCGTCTGACCGGCAAACTCAGCGGCATCACCGTCTGGGGGGTGATCATTCCGGTGGTCGGGCTGTCGGTCATCGGCTGGTTCTGGTTCAGCCCGTCGCTGTATGCCGCCTCGTGGAACCCGCATCATGTGCCGTTTTTCGACGCCGTGGGATCGTCCATCGCCATGACGCTGTGGGCCTTCCTGGGCCTCGAATCGGCCTGCGCCAATACCGAGGTGGTGGAAAACCCGGAGCGCAACGTGCCGATCGCGGTGCTCGGCGGCACGCTGGGCGCGGCGGTGATTTATATCGTCTCCACCAATGTGATAGCGGGTATCGTGCCAAACCTGGATCTGGCCCGCTCCACCGCGCCGTTCGGGCTGGCGTTCGCGCAGATGTTTACGCCGGGCGTCGGGAAAATCATTATGGCGCTGATGGTGATGTCCTGCTGCGGCTCGCTGCTCGGCTGGCAGTTCACCATCGCGCAGGTGTTCCGCTCTTCCGCCGATGAGGGCTATTTCCCGAAAGTCTTTTCCCGCCTGAGCCGGGCGGAAGCGCCGGTGAAAGGGATGCTGACGATTGTGATTATCCAGAGCGGCCTGTCGCTGATGACCATCAGCCCTTCCCTCAACAAGCAGTTTAACGTGCTGGTGAACCTGGCGGTGGTGACCAATATCATCCCGTATATTCTGTCGATGGCGGCGCTGGTGATTATTCAGCAGGTGGCGAAGGTGCCGCCGCGTAAGGCGAAACAGGCGAATCTGGTGGCGCTGCTCGGGGCGATTTACAGCTTCTACGCGCTCTACTCGTCAGGCGAGGAGGCGATGCTGTATGGCGCGATAGTGACGTTTATGGGCTGGACGCTGTACGGGCTGGTGTCGCCGCGCTTTGAGCTGACTAATAAGCACGGTTGA
- the ybfE gene encoding LexA regulated protein: MAKEQTDRTTLDLFADERRPGRPKTNPLSRDEQLRINKRNQLKRDKVRGLKRVELKLNADAVDALNHLAQARNISRSELIEAMLLAQLKALQE; the protein is encoded by the coding sequence ATGGCAAAAGAACAAACGGACCGCACAACGCTCGATCTCTTCGCGGATGAACGCCGTCCGGGCAGACCGAAAACCAATCCGCTGTCGCGCGACGAACAGCTGCGCATCAATAAGCGCAACCAGCTTAAACGTGACAAAGTTCGCGGGCTTAAGCGCGTGGAGCTGAAGCTGAACGCCGACGCGGTAGACGCGCTGAACCATCTCGCGCAGGCGCGCAATATCAGCCGCAGCGAGCTGATAGAAGCGATGCTGCTCGCGCAGCTGAAAGCCTTGCAGGAGTAA